From Parasphaerochaeta coccoides DSM 17374, a single genomic window includes:
- a CDS encoding AAA family ATPase, translating into MKTTTVFTIGRQFGSGGRSVGRRLAEKLEIPFYDRELIALAAKESGLSETLFENADEKATSSLFYSMVMGTYPLGGGAIAGRSEMPLNDQLFLIQSKTIHALAEKGSCVIVGRCADYVLRDLPNVLNIFIHARMPERIKRAIENYGEDEKKAESVCIKKDKQRANFYNYYSDRKWDQSETYDLTLDSGVLGLEGSVDLIIAYDEMFRKTEGKKRMVST; encoded by the coding sequence ATGAAGACAACAACAGTATTCACTATCGGTAGACAATTTGGCAGCGGTGGACGTTCAGTAGGGCGCCGGTTGGCGGAAAAACTTGAAATCCCCTTTTATGACAGGGAACTGATTGCTCTGGCAGCCAAGGAAAGCGGTCTGAGCGAAACTTTGTTCGAAAACGCAGATGAGAAGGCGACGAGCAGCCTTTTCTATTCCATGGTCATGGGAACATATCCTTTGGGCGGCGGAGCTATCGCCGGCAGGTCTGAAATGCCTCTGAACGACCAGCTTTTTCTCATCCAGTCCAAGACTATTCATGCTTTGGCGGAAAAAGGATCTTGCGTCATTGTCGGGCGATGTGCCGACTATGTATTGCGGGATTTGCCCAATGTCCTGAATATCTTCATCCATGCCCGGATGCCCGAAAGGATAAAGCGGGCGATTGAAAACTATGGTGAGGATGAGAAAAAGGCAGAAAGCGTCTGCATAAAGAAAGACAAGCAGCGAGCAAACTTCTACAATTATTACAGCGATCGCAAATGGGATCAAAGCGAGACCTACGACCTTACCCTTGATTCCGGAGTACTTGGGCTGGAGGGAAGCGTAGACCTGATTATTGCCTATGATGAAATGTTCCGGAAAACCGAAGGGAAGAAACGCATGGTCTCGACCTAG
- a CDS encoding DNA-3-methyladenine glycosylase family protein, with translation MENTVSSYLSLSGTFSCGQCFRWHQDEAGRWCGVAGGNAYYLEQRMVGNPSSILHADSFLRSYFALDMDYDSILRDIASRDRHLAHAVENSPGIRILRQDAFETLLSFIISQNNNIPRISGIIGRLCKAWGRRIHDGTDIEYAFPLPQALAEVSEQEFRDIGAGFRAPYLVDAVRRVLDGRLDLQIVPSLPISEARSVLQEVRGVGPKVAECVLLYGCGHLEAFPLDVWMKRAMVELFPGRDPGWFGPHAGIAQQYIFHMMRTQART, from the coding sequence ATGGAAAATACGGTTTCATCTTATCTTTCCCTGTCAGGAACATTTTCCTGCGGACAGTGTTTTCGTTGGCATCAGGATGAAGCAGGCCGCTGGTGCGGCGTGGCAGGAGGCAATGCATATTATCTTGAACAACGCATGGTCGGCAATCCTTCTTCCATTTTGCATGCCGATTCATTTCTCCGTTCCTATTTTGCCTTGGACATGGATTATGATTCCATTTTACGCGACATTGCCTCCCGTGACAGGCATCTTGCCCACGCTGTGGAAAACTCTCCGGGCATCAGGATACTGAGACAAGATGCCTTCGAGACTTTGCTTTCCTTCATCATCAGCCAGAACAACAACATCCCCCGGATTTCCGGCATCATCGGAAGACTATGCAAGGCATGGGGACGCCGTATCCATGACGGGACGGACATTGAGTATGCTTTCCCACTTCCACAAGCCTTGGCGGAAGTGTCCGAACAGGAATTCAGGGACATAGGGGCTGGCTTCCGCGCTCCATACCTTGTAGACGCGGTCAGGAGAGTCCTTGATGGAAGGCTCGACCTCCAGATTGTCCCGTCGTTGCCTATTTCCGAGGCGCGTTCTGTTCTTCAGGAAGTCCGGGGTGTCGGACCCAAGGTCGCTGAGTGCGTGCTTCTCTATGGGTGTGGGCATCTTGAGGCTTTTCCTTTGGATGTCTGGATGAAAAGGGCAATGGTTGAATTGTTTCCCGGCAGAGATCCGGGGTGGTTTGGTCCTCATGCAGGCATTGCCCAGCAGTATATTTTCCATATGATGCGTACTCAGGCGCGCACATGA
- the purL gene encoding phosphoribosylformylglycinamidine synthase subunit PurL, with amino-acid sequence MPASDHPDSFDIITMDDGRIEELMNSLRTGLTVQEAKDLQTRILKRPPTLAELILFGIEGSEHCSYKSSRPYLKQFTTEGMDVIVGAKEDAGIVRVARDAAGKGYAIVLSHESHNHPSQLVPYEGAATGVGGNVRDVCCMGARVIALADDLRFGDISKPRTKWLYEEVVRGIAGYGNPIGVPSVAGGLQFDKSYEGNCLVTVVTLGAVEEDGIIHSYAPENADGYDLILVGKPTDSSGFGGASFASFQLDDAKKEVNKGAVQEPNAFLGRHIIRSSEKLFEILKEKGELHRVGFKDLGAGGIACASVELAESGGYGAVVDIDKVHVAEENLAPHVVLCAETQERYLWASPPDLTSLIMDHYNVTYALGGVSAGAAARVIGRITADTRYVVTSGAKVLVDAPASDVTKGFLYQRDVAPALPPLQKEPVIKEKNVGKTLLDILSHPNVASRAPLYNTYDKQVQGMVAQEAGAGDAGVLTPFDDPRYPAEIRNVGITLTTDQNPRHNAIDAYQGAVNAVVEAWCNTVVTGARPVALSDCLCYGNPEKPNHMRQFADGAKGVADSSRFLEVPVIAGNVSLYNESSKGDRNEMRAIPPSPMIAMVGKLENAAVALSPAFTGSGNTLLMIGERKDECGGSIWYSLHDELGARIPEPDLSEIKAAGLTLCDLTAEGRILSAHDISEGGIAAALSEQAIASGYGLEVIIPGSLQVERLLFSESFGFVMETAPEETEVVVKRFKEAGVSCVEIGRTTDRTDARIRLNSVVDIPVSQAAHTYATGLTAHIR; translated from the coding sequence ATGCCCGCTTCCGACCATCCGGATTCGTTTGACATCATCACGATGGATGATGGCCGTATCGAAGAACTTATGAATAGCCTGCGCACAGGACTGACCGTCCAAGAAGCGAAGGATCTACAGACACGCATCCTGAAAAGACCTCCCACCCTTGCCGAACTCATCCTGTTCGGCATTGAAGGTTCCGAACACTGTTCCTACAAGAGTAGCCGCCCCTACCTGAAACAGTTCACGACGGAGGGTATGGATGTCATTGTCGGTGCCAAGGAAGACGCGGGAATCGTCCGTGTCGCCCGTGATGCCGCAGGCAAGGGGTACGCAATCGTCCTCAGCCATGAGTCCCATAACCATCCCAGCCAACTTGTCCCTTATGAAGGGGCTGCCACAGGCGTGGGAGGTAATGTCCGGGATGTCTGCTGCATGGGAGCCCGTGTGATTGCTTTGGCCGATGACCTGCGTTTCGGAGACATCTCCAAGCCACGGACAAAGTGGCTATACGAAGAAGTTGTAAGGGGCATCGCCGGTTACGGCAACCCGATAGGCGTACCATCGGTCGCGGGAGGGCTTCAGTTTGACAAGTCCTATGAAGGCAACTGTCTGGTCACCGTAGTGACCTTGGGAGCCGTAGAGGAAGATGGAATTATCCACTCCTACGCTCCGGAAAACGCTGACGGATATGACTTGATTCTCGTAGGCAAGCCCACTGACTCAAGCGGTTTCGGAGGAGCCAGCTTTGCTAGCTTCCAGTTGGACGATGCCAAGAAAGAGGTGAACAAAGGCGCAGTGCAGGAACCCAATGCGTTCCTCGGCCGCCACATCATCCGTTCTTCGGAAAAGCTCTTTGAAATCCTCAAGGAAAAGGGAGAGCTGCATAGAGTCGGCTTCAAGGATCTTGGGGCAGGAGGAATTGCCTGCGCAAGCGTCGAACTCGCCGAAAGTGGCGGATACGGAGCGGTAGTCGATATTGACAAGGTTCATGTCGCTGAGGAAAACCTTGCTCCCCATGTAGTTCTCTGTGCCGAGACCCAAGAACGCTATCTATGGGCTTCACCGCCTGATCTCACATCTCTGATTATGGATCATTATAATGTGACGTATGCTTTAGGTGGTGTCTCAGCCGGAGCTGCGGCGCGTGTCATTGGGCGGATTACTGCCGACACGCGCTACGTAGTCACGTCAGGTGCTAAGGTTTTAGTCGATGCCCCTGCCTCAGATGTCACCAAAGGTTTCCTCTACCAGAGGGATGTCGCTCCTGCCCTCCCTCCCCTCCAGAAGGAACCGGTCATCAAGGAAAAGAATGTGGGCAAAACCCTCCTGGACATACTCTCTCATCCCAACGTAGCGTCCCGCGCTCCCCTGTACAATACCTACGACAAGCAGGTACAAGGCATGGTGGCGCAGGAAGCCGGAGCAGGCGACGCAGGAGTACTGACTCCCTTTGATGACCCCCGCTACCCTGCGGAAATACGGAATGTCGGCATTACTCTCACCACTGACCAGAATCCCCGTCACAATGCAATTGACGCTTACCAAGGAGCGGTGAACGCTGTCGTCGAGGCGTGGTGCAATACTGTCGTCACGGGAGCGCGGCCTGTCGCCTTGAGTGACTGCCTTTGCTACGGAAATCCGGAAAAACCGAATCACATGAGGCAGTTTGCAGACGGTGCCAAAGGAGTCGCCGACTCATCACGCTTTCTTGAGGTTCCGGTCATTGCCGGAAATGTTTCCCTATACAATGAATCATCGAAGGGAGACAGGAACGAGATGCGAGCCATTCCTCCCAGCCCCATGATTGCCATGGTCGGCAAACTGGAGAACGCGGCAGTCGCCCTCTCTCCGGCTTTCACAGGAAGCGGGAACACGCTCCTTATGATAGGCGAAAGAAAAGATGAATGCGGAGGCAGCATCTGGTATTCCCTTCATGACGAGCTGGGCGCACGGATTCCTGAACCTGACCTGTCGGAAATAAAAGCAGCGGGACTGACGCTCTGCGACCTGACAGCCGAGGGAAGGATTCTGTCTGCCCATGATATTTCTGAAGGAGGCATCGCCGCCGCCTTGTCAGAACAGGCGATTGCCAGCGGATATGGGCTTGAAGTCATCATTCCTGGTTCCCTCCAGGTTGAAAGGCTGCTTTTTTCCGAGAGCTTCGGCTTTGTCATGGAGACAGCACCGGAAGAAACGGAAGTAGTGGTGAAAAGATTCAAGGAAGCAGGCGTATCATGCGTAGAAATCGGACGAACGACGGACAGGACGGATGCCAGGATTAGGCTAAATTCCGTCGTTGATATCCCGGTAAGCCAGGCGGCACACACCTATGCCACCGGCCTGACTGCCCATATAAGATAG
- a CDS encoding NAD(P)-dependent oxidoreductase gives MTSRPDDAFPVMLCGIDHDSADNEMRDMFFLDDPKSRRMAVTVRSRLAAQGVVVLSTCNRTEVWVHGGNGDPFPHMCRAAGISPSRYQDLFYHKRGDEVVPYLFELASGMRSALYGETTIIPQIIHSIDIARATGAADGVLEQLFRQAVTAAKEVHSSLRLAAADETVASAVQRMVEKYLAPVSLSGEPVLVIGSGEMARLTARSLLGRGCRVTMTIRDMEKASALVPEGCTAVPYESRLEHVSGKRIIISATSGLHHTLRKTDLASYLGGPVLLIDLAMPVDIDPRVREDERVKLVSLRELDVDQPRRRELERQAHAILEPAWERFFAWWRFHAHEPDVRMMARDGAADTLWRLRGVLDGMDMDDDERTALRCAIEDSARKAFSHQLYSRRYAGLTRKEKISDTKSWN, from the coding sequence ATGACATCCCGGCCTGATGATGCTTTTCCCGTGATGCTCTGCGGCATAGACCATGACAGCGCGGACAATGAAATGCGCGATATGTTCTTCCTCGATGACCCCAAATCACGCAGGATGGCCGTCACTGTTCGTTCGCGTCTTGCCGCGCAAGGTGTCGTGGTGCTGTCCACCTGCAATCGTACCGAAGTCTGGGTGCATGGAGGAAACGGAGATCCCTTTCCCCACATGTGCAGGGCTGCCGGAATATCTCCGTCCCGTTATCAGGATCTGTTCTACCACAAAAGAGGGGATGAGGTAGTGCCATACCTTTTTGAGCTGGCAAGCGGCATGCGCTCAGCCCTGTACGGCGAGACGACCATCATTCCCCAGATTATCCATTCAATAGATATAGCACGCGCAACGGGAGCTGCTGACGGAGTACTTGAACAATTGTTCCGCCAAGCGGTGACGGCTGCCAAGGAAGTTCATTCTTCCTTGCGTCTTGCCGCGGCGGATGAAACGGTAGCTTCCGCGGTACAAAGGATGGTGGAAAAGTATCTTGCGCCTGTGTCTTTGTCTGGTGAACCTGTGCTGGTCATAGGCAGTGGAGAGATGGCGCGTCTGACCGCTCGTTCCCTGCTGGGGCGGGGGTGCCGTGTCACCATGACTATCCGTGACATGGAGAAAGCTTCGGCACTGGTTCCTGAAGGCTGTACGGCAGTCCCTTATGAAAGCCGTCTTGAACACGTGAGTGGAAAACGAATCATCATCAGTGCTACATCAGGATTACATCATACCCTGCGCAAGACAGACCTTGCCTCCTATCTTGGCGGTCCTGTGCTTTTGATTGATTTGGCCATGCCAGTGGACATCGATCCCCGCGTCAGGGAGGATGAGAGGGTGAAGCTTGTCAGCTTGCGTGAACTTGATGTTGACCAGCCACGGCGCAGGGAACTGGAAAGGCAGGCACATGCTATCTTGGAACCCGCATGGGAAAGATTCTTTGCCTGGTGGCGCTTCCATGCTCATGAACCAGATGTCCGGATGATGGCTCGTGACGGCGCGGCTGATACTCTATGGAGACTCAGAGGTGTCCTTGATGGTATGGATATGGATGATGATGAGCGAACCGCTTTGCGCTGTGCAATAGAAGACTCAGCACGCAAGGCATTCAGTCACCAGCTCTACAGTCGTCGGTACGCCGGGTTGACACGAAAGGAAAAAATCTCCGATACGAAATCATGGAACTGA